One Leptolyngbya sp. 'hensonii' DNA segment encodes these proteins:
- a CDS encoding RNA methyltransferase — protein MLTSLQNSLVKQIRKLHQARARHEQQMFLLEGTHLIQEALAAGYPLHTVCSTESWQGRHPEIWAQLCQQTPRSERVSPAVMKAIATTVEPDGILAIAERQPPLRQLPITTLGLALATIQDPGNLGGIIRTAAAAGAEGLWLSHDSVDLDHPKVMRASAGQWFRLPMAVSPDLRMTLQHSRGQGFQVLATVPTADLTYWQVDLRPPTLIVLGNEGAGLLPEVVALADRPVRIPLSPGVESLNVTIAAALILYEVQRQRGFNPAPGNCAPA, from the coding sequence ATGCTCACCAGTCTGCAAAATTCTCTGGTCAAGCAAATTCGAAAATTGCACCAGGCTAGAGCCCGCCATGAGCAGCAGATGTTTCTCCTGGAAGGAACCCATTTAATTCAGGAGGCTTTGGCTGCGGGCTATCCACTGCACACGGTCTGCAGCACCGAGTCCTGGCAGGGCCGCCATCCCGAGATTTGGGCCCAACTCTGTCAGCAGACCCCGAGATCAGAACGGGTGAGTCCAGCGGTGATGAAGGCGATCGCGACAACGGTTGAGCCGGATGGCATCCTGGCCATAGCAGAGCGGCAGCCACCTCTAAGGCAGCTACCGATCACAACTTTGGGGCTGGCTCTGGCCACGATTCAAGATCCGGGTAATCTGGGAGGTATCATCCGCACAGCAGCGGCAGCCGGTGCAGAGGGGCTCTGGCTCAGCCACGATAGCGTGGACCTGGATCATCCTAAAGTCATGCGGGCCTCTGCCGGACAATGGTTTCGTCTCCCCATGGCGGTTAGTCCAGATCTACGGATGACCCTGCAGCACAGTCGGGGGCAGGGGTTCCAGGTGCTTGCCACTGTCCCTACGGCTGATCTCACCTATTGGCAGGTCGATCTACGTCCCCCAACCTTGATCGTTCTGGGCAATGAGGGAGCCGGTTTGTTGCCGGAAGTGGTGGCTCTGGCCGATCGACCTGTGAGGATTCCCCTGAGTCCGGGGGTGGAGTCTTTAAATGTGACGATCGCAGCGGCTCTGATTCTCTACGAGGTGCAACGACAACGAGGGTTTAACCCTGCCCCTGGGAATTGCGCGCCTGCATGA